The Papaver somniferum cultivar HN1 unplaced genomic scaffold, ASM357369v1 unplaced-scaffold_70, whole genome shotgun sequence genomic interval GCCCATTTAATCGACTCTAAAGCAGCAACAACTTCTCCTTGTTCTTCATCAACTACTTGAATCCTTTCCCCTTTGGCTCCTTCAAATTTCCATGTACAACTTCTCAGAATTAGTCCAATTCCACTAGGAGTAGATCCATCTAAAAAGGatacatcaaaatttattttgacaAAATTTAAACAAGGGGGGTTCCATCTGATTACATCAGAGGCTCTATGCACATCACCTGATTGTTGCTGAACTGTAACAATTGAAGATTCACAGTCATATATAAATTGATTTAAAGCAGAGATAAATTCAACTTGTTTAAACTGTTTGTTTTCAAACACAATGGAGCACCTGAGCTTCCATATATACCAAATAATATAAGAGACAAACCTGATTCTTTTTTGAGCAGTTCCATCATGAAAAACAGGAGACATGAATATTTGAGTAAACCAGTCTGACAAGTCAATATTACTCATAGTCACAACGAGATTATTGTATATAGCAAACCATATTCTCTTACTTAAATCACGTTGAATGAGTAAATGGTTCATAGTTTCATCATGGGTACCACACAAAGGACAGACAGTTTCAGCATTACTCACATATCTAGTGAATCTATCCCAAGTGGGGAGACCATTATGAATGCATTTCCACAAAAGATGTTGAACTCTAGGAGGTAATTGCATTTTCCATAATCTATTCCAAGGAAAATTAATATTAGAGGAGTTGTTTCCATCCAAACTTTCATTGAGTAAAACATTATAGGCAGATTTAACTGAAAACTTACCATTTCTAGATACTGTCCATCTAATTTGATATTTGCCAATCATAGGAATCCTAATTTTAGCAATTTCTTGCACAATATCTGGAGAGAACAAAGCATTCAGAATATTCATATTCCAACTTTTGGTATAACTATTTATAAGTTGTTCTACTTTAACCATTCCTAAACTGCTAAATCTGGAATTAACTTTAACACATAGACTAGGAACCCAGACATCCTTCCAAATGTTTATACTTTTTTCATTAGCAATTTCCCAACAATAGTGGTTCTTAATAACCTTTAAACCTTTACAGATGGCTCTCCAGAGCCCAGATCCATTTGAGCTGACATCATCAGATAAAGGATCAAAATCATAGAAATACTTATGTTTAAGGATAATGAAACATAAAGAATCAGGTTCATTTAGCATTCTCCATGCAAGTTTGGTTAAAAGGGCTTTATTAAATATATCAGACTGCCTAATATTAAGACCCCCTTTACATTTGGGACCAGCAGTAGTTGTCCAGGGAATTAAAGTAACACCTCTAGAGTTACTAGATTTGTTCCATAAAAACCTCTTTTGGATAGTGTCCATCCTATCTGTCAATTTCTTAGGCATAGGAAAAACAGACATTTGATGTGTAGCAAGAGAACCTAAAACAGTTCTAGCAGGAAGGTTTAAATGTTTGGATCTCCAATTGCCTAGTCTAATTTCAAAACCATCTGTCAAACCACTAAAGGATTCAGTTTTATTTCTTTGCAGTAGCAAAGGGACTCCTAAATACTTGTCTTGAAGTCCTAGTCTCTTAATATTAAGAGTATTAGTAATAGCATTAATGGATAGACTGCTAGTTTTTGGGCTGAAGACTAGACCAGATTTATCAAAGTTAATAGCTTGTCCTGAAATTTTGCTAAAGTTCTCAATAATAGAGTTGATATTACTTACTTGATCTGGATTTGCATGAGTGAAAATTAAACAATCATATGCAAAAAAACAAGTATGAGATAGCAGGACAAGAAGTAGTAACTTTAATACCTTGGATAAGATTCTGTTATTCAGCATAGATTAAAGCTCTTGAAAAAACatccatacatatgataaagaGATAAGGAGACAGGGGATCTCCCTGTCTTAGTCCTCTAGAAGGAACTAATTGATCTCCTGGTGCACTATCCAAGAGCACATATGTAGAAACAGTGGTAACACATTGACTTATCAAGTGACACCACTCATTACTAAAACCAAGTTTTCTTAAACAATGGTTGGAGTTGAACTTGTGCAATCGATGGTGGCTTGCTGGTCAGGAAAAGGAGATGGAGAAAGGTCATAAATGGCCTGAATTGGTCTGTACACAACTGAGTTTTTTTACACAGCTGAGTTTAAGGCATTATATATGTTCGGATGAGCAGAAAGAGTGGTCGTTGTTATTTTGGGCCTGGGTTGTTTGCTCGGTCCTTGTTTGGACCCTCAACATCACATATATATTTCAAGAGAAACAGTATCAAGGGGGATCAGCTAGAGAGCCGTGAACGGGgacagagagaaaaagagaaggtCGGCTAGAGGCGGCTGCAGAGCCGAAACAGTGAAGAAAACGATTcgtgattcttgtgctttctggTTTGCTAGTCTTATATTTTCCTCCATTCCGATTAGCGAGTGATTCTCTATattatgtttatggcttttgagaaagccatgcctTGCTAAtaattttgtaactagggtttttatggttgaaactactTGGGGTATTAGGCTATTTTAAATTGAACTATGAAGCaatagaccattatgatttgaataaattaattcttgaatattgtttattgattgattgaaaaatgAGTTGTTACATTGCCGGTTCTAAAAACCTTTGTGCCTAATCCATAGCTTTACAAATATgcttgtctcattatttgatagtCTATGttttggttaaattctttgatgggttatgcttagaatagacgagtaatatttatttattttttttgattggtAAAGAAATATTGTATTGATAAAAAAACGAGGGTATAAGAAATACCACCCGAAAGAGAGTACAAACAGGATAGCTTAGAACAAGACTATccttagaaaacaaaacaaaacaaaacaaaacaaaacaaaagaaaaaacagtGAACCGAAACTCTCAAAGTTATGGAGGATGAAAATAAGCTCTCGGCCAATTCTGAATAACATCAGGACAAGAGCAATTTTCAAACTCTTTAAAGACTAAGCACCAGGTATACATCTCATAGAGAGCTTTATTAATGACTGCATTTGCTGAATTTACCTTGGCATTGAAGACAAGAGAGTTTCTCTCATTCCATATGCTCCAGAGAATTACCGCAGGAACAATACTCCAAATCTGGGACTGCACTTTACTTAGATTAAGGAGATTCCAGGCAAAGAGAAGAGAAACAACACCAGGTGTCATAGTGAAGAACCACTTTAACTTTTCAATAAAATGAACCCAGATATTCTTAGCAAAA includes:
- the LOC113344049 gene encoding uncharacterized protein LOC113344049, whose amino-acid sequence is MMELLKKESVQQQSGDVHRASDVIRWNPPCLNFVKINFDVSFLDGSTPSGIGLILRSCTWKFEGAKGERIQVVDEEQGEVVAALESIKWAMEQVIKNLILEGDNKNVVNAINGNMNYINRTTNSVVQECLFLLKSFKNWSCSFVKRDANSVWQNMLEPMVMVFGTLSLQISFMEI